The nucleotide sequence TGTGGAGAAGTTAAAGGCCATGGCCGCAGAACTCAATATCAGTGATAGGGTTATTTTTCTCGGCTATGTGGATGGGCAGGATTTACCGGCACTTTATTACTTTGCAAAGGCCTTTGTTTATCCAACCCTATATGAAGGCTTTGGCCTGCCTATACTGGAGGCGGCGGCCTGTGGCACTGCTGTAATCTGCGGTGATAATTCTTCCTTGCCGGAAGCATCTGGAGAGGGAGCTGCGTTTTTTGATGCCAGAAGCATAGAAAGTATAAAGCAGGCCCTGGAGGCTGTGCTCTTTGATGAGAACTACAGGTTGGAGCTTATAAGAAAAGGAGAAGAAAACCTTAAGAACTTTTCCTGGGAAAAGACAGGGGAAGAAATATATAACTTTATAACGAAAGGATGAATAGGGGATGATATATGCATTTGCTGTACTCCAGCTTTTATTTCTTGGTTATTACATATATATAGGAAACAAAAAACAGGGGCTGACCTTCTGGGTAGACCCCTCTAAGATCTTTGTGCTTTTATGGGTGACCACCATATGTTTGTATAATTTTCAGTTCAGTGGACTGTATTCACCAACTTTACAAATTAATTTGATAGTTATGCTGATCATTGCAGCAATTATCTTAATACTTAGAAACAATTCCATTAGCAGTGAAGAGGCCATAGGACTTATAGATGAGATCAGTAAGGAAAATTCCTATAATACATATTACCTGGTGTCTAATGTGATCTTTTTTATGGCTGTGCCAACCTTTATTAATAATGTGCTGCACTATGGCTTAGCCTTTCTTGCAGAAAATAAAATCGGCAAGCAGCCTATGGAGCACTATTCTTCCTATATAGTATATATGCTTACCCTGTGTGCCCAGATAAAGTACATACTATATAGGACCTTTAAGAATAAAAAGGATCTTATAGTACTGATTATAAGTGTTTTGGTGCTTTTTCTTACCTTGAACAGAGGCCCCATAGCCTTTTTATTCACTACAATATATATATATGAAGTAATTCACTTCATCAAAATAAAGGATAGAATTTCAAAAAGAAAAATCTATATATCCATTTCCGCTGCAGTTTTAGCAGTGGTTATCTTCCTTCAGCTTTTTGCTTATGTTGGTAATGCAAGAATGGAGTACGCTCTTAATAAGTATAATAAGACCCTGCAGCAGCATTATAAGATGAGTGATTATATGCCTGACTCCTTGGTGTGGGTATACATGTACCTGACAAGTCCCATGGATAATGCGGCACATTCTATGGCTAGTCAGGAAGTGGAGTTTACCTATTTTAATAACCTGCTGTACCCCTTTATAAAATTATCAGCCAATATAGTGGGTAAGGGTGATGAATACAGGCAATGGCTAAACCATAGAAAGACTCTCAGTCCTCATTTAGCTCAGTCCGTGGGACTTACTGCTGACTCTTTTATAGTAGAGGCCTATCAAGACCTAGGATATGTAGGGGTACTAGTATATATTGGAATATATTGCGGTCTGATATACTTTACCATGAGGCTGAACAGGAGAAAAACAGACTTTTCTGCCGTAGGAGCCATGGTCATATATTCAAATACTCTAAACCTGCTGCTCTGGAGTGTGTTTGTCAACTCCTTAAAGATTCCTGTATTGCTGCTGAATATTATGGCGGTGGTGGCAGTAGAACTTAATCATAAATATAAATTGCTGCCAAGATTATATGAATTTATAAAGAAGAAGGTGAGATAATGAATAAGAGAGTATTTATTATTTTACTGAATTACAATGGGGCTGTAGATACAATTGACTGCATACATTCATTGGAAAGAATAGATTATGATAATTATAAAATAGTGGTAGTTGATAATGAATCCACGGATAAGTCTGTTTCATTAATAAAAAAAGCAATAGGCAATAAACACATATTTATGTCCTCCGGTAAAAACGGAGGCTTTGCTTATGGGAATAATGTTGGTATAAGGTATGCACTGGAACAGGGAGCGGAGTACATATTATTGATAAATACGGATACCTTGGTGGAACCGGACTTCTTAAGCAAGCTTGTAGGTGCAGCGGAAGAGCATCCTGAGGCAGGCTTGGTTACAGGCAGGATACTCTATGAGGGAAACAGAGACAAGATCTGGTATGGCGGCGGAGAAATAAATTGGAAGAGATTTTATGGCAGCCATTATCAAGGAGAAAATACCGAAGACAAGGGTGGCCTAAGAAAGGTAACCTTTGCCACCGGCTGTCTTATGCTCATCAAGGCAGAGGTGTTTGATAAGGCGGGCTTCCTGCCGGAAGAATATTTTATGTACTACGAGGATGTAGATTTTTGCGCAATGATCCAGGAGCAAGGCTTCACAATCCTCTATGAACCCAGTGCGGTAATATATCACAAGGTCAGCGCTTCCAGCGGAGAAGAGGAGTCTGCCTTTGCAGTAGAGTGGAATACAAGAAACAGAATCAGATTTATCAGAAAGTATAAAAAGAGAATCAATTTTTTGAGCTATATAAAGTTAATGTTATTTTTTTATATAACCCGTATAGGAAAAATTGCAGGATATATATCAAAAGGACGTATAGACAAAGTAAAAGCATTAATAAAAGGAGTAAATTTCATATTTTATAATCATTGATTTTACTAACTTTTTTATTATTCAAAAAGGAAATTCACCCCAAAATGTCGAATATTTAAGTATCACCAAAAATACACAACAAAGAGGAGTGAATACTTATGTATATTCGACAAGAATGCCTATTTTCCTTTGAAGAAATAATAAAATTACAACCTAAAACTAGGCTTGAATTAATTCTAGCCCAACTAGATTTTTCAAATGTATTAAATGGTTTAGCCCAGCTACACGCTACGCGTGGCCCGAAAGGGCATAATGAGCTAGCACTATTGTATGCTTTAGTTGCTATGCAAGTTGAAAAAATTAAATATTTTAATAAGTTAGTCGATAGACTTAAGACTGATCCTATATTTAGGTATAATTGTGGTTTTAACATTTTAGAGAAAACACCTTCAGCATCAACCTTTAGTAGATTTTTAACTAAGCTATCCAAAATACCTTCATTGGAATATGACTTCGATTGTTTAGTTAAAAAGGCCATTAGTATAGGAATTGTTGATGGTTCAAATGTAGCAATCGATTCTACTAAAATTGATTCTTTTGAAAAAGCTAGACCTAAATCCAAACTTAAGAATGATGCTGTTTCTCCAAACTGGGGAGCTAAGAACGATACTGATGGTAATAAAATACGTTGGTTCGGATTTAAGCTTCACATACTGGCAGATTGCAAGAGTGAACTACCCTTAAGCATATTGCTATCTCCCGCTAGTTATAGTGATGGAGATTTAGCTATTCCGCTGATAAAAAAGTTCATCACCAACTACTCTGGAGTTTTGAGTCCTAAGCATTTTATTATGGATAAAGGTTATGATTTTCAAAAGATTTATGATTATGTTACTCACGATGTTAAAGCACAACCAATTATAGCTTACAATCCTAGGGCACAGTATGCTCCACCAGAAGGATTTAATGAGAAGTTTGAACCCATATGCTCAATGGGATATCCATTAACTTACTGGGGAAAAGATGGTGACTACCTTAAATTTAGATGTCCCCAAGCAACCGGTAAGGTTAATTGTCCATTTGGAACAAAGCATTGTAGCAATTCAAACTATGGATTTTGCCTAAAGGTAAACTATAAAGAGAATAATAGGTATTACTCTTATCCTCTTAGGAGCAGTGAAGATTGGCAAAAACTCTATAATCAACGCACCTCTATCGAGAGGTGTAACTCAAGATTGAAAGAGTACCTAAATGTTAATAATCTGCGTTCAGCAGGTATTAGAAAAGCAAAAGTTGTAGCTCTACTAAACTGTATGGCTTTAGTAGCAGGCACTATTGCTGTTAATCAGAAGTCTAACGACTTAAATTTAAAGCAAGCAGGATAAATTTATTAGTTTTAAAAGTTATCCACAGGTGCAATAGCACCTTGGCTTTGCTATTATCTTTTTCTGAACAAAATAGTTAATTATTAACAAAAAGTAATGATTTTTAAATATAATTGAGGAAGTTTAATTGTGCAATTTCCTCAAAAGGAATATTTTTTTAAAAAAAGCTGGTTTTTATTAGAACTTTTTCCTTTATAACTACGTATATAATGTAGGAACCAAAACTAGTGAATATATCCATCCATGATATGGTAGGTTCGTGAAATGTTTGCTGAAAAACTTTTATTTGATAATTCTATAAAATGGGTGTATAATTACTAAAGAAAGGTAAAAACTTGTCCTAATTGGTACTGGTTGTCCTAATTGGTACTAATGGAAATATTTTTTCATGTTTGGTGCGAATTGGACAAAATAGTCTATTTGCCCCAGCTAAAGCAAATAATTCTAAAAAAAATGTGGACAAACACTAAGCTGTGTATTATAATTTAAATTGTAATATTTGAAAGTTTATTCAAATAAAGAATAAATCTTTAAAATACTACAGTTTGGTTATATATTGGCAAGGATTCCAATATATTATAAGGACATAGTAAATATGAAGTATCTTAACCATATGTACATATAAATTTCACGATTGTATTCCTGGGGTGTACGGTCGGACAAGCATCACGTGTTTTATAAGCCTTAATTTATTTTTTAGGCTTTAAAAATAAATATAATATATATTATCTAAATAGGAGGGAAACTCAAATGAACAAAAAAGTTGAAAAAGCTCTAGGTAAAGCTTTGACAGCAAGTTTAGCTGTTAGCATGGCTGCAGGCGTTTCAGCAAATGCTGCTACAGCATCATCAGCTGATATACTTTACAAAGCTGCTTACAACGCAGTAGTTAAAGCTAAGACCGAAAGAACTCAAAAAGCTATCAATGAAGCAAGAGAAGCTATAAAGGCTCTTAAAGGCACAGGTGCTGCTTGGGCAATCGGCGAATTCTCAAAGCAAGTTGATACAGTACAAGGACCAAAATTCAAGGCTATAGTTGATGGTATTGCTAAAGCTAAGGCTAGCCAGAAGCAAGCAGACGTTGATGCTGTAAGAGCATTAATCGAACCAGAACTACCAGCTGTATACAGAAATTCTTACAGCTCAGCTGTTGACGC is from Clostridium thermarum and encodes:
- a CDS encoding oligosaccharide repeat unit polymerase, yielding MIYAFAVLQLLFLGYYIYIGNKKQGLTFWVDPSKIFVLLWVTTICLYNFQFSGLYSPTLQINLIVMLIIAAIILILRNNSISSEEAIGLIDEISKENSYNTYYLVSNVIFFMAVPTFINNVLHYGLAFLAENKIGKQPMEHYSSYIVYMLTLCAQIKYILYRTFKNKKDLIVLIISVLVLFLTLNRGPIAFLFTTIYIYEVIHFIKIKDRISKRKIYISISAAVLAVVIFLQLFAYVGNARMEYALNKYNKTLQQHYKMSDYMPDSLVWVYMYLTSPMDNAAHSMASQEVEFTYFNNLLYPFIKLSANIVGKGDEYRQWLNHRKTLSPHLAQSVGLTADSFIVEAYQDLGYVGVLVYIGIYCGLIYFTMRLNRRKTDFSAVGAMVIYSNTLNLLLWSVFVNSLKIPVLLLNIMAVVAVELNHKYKLLPRLYEFIKKKVR
- a CDS encoding glycosyltransferase family 2 protein, encoding MNKRVFIILLNYNGAVDTIDCIHSLERIDYDNYKIVVVDNESTDKSVSLIKKAIGNKHIFMSSGKNGGFAYGNNVGIRYALEQGAEYILLINTDTLVEPDFLSKLVGAAEEHPEAGLVTGRILYEGNRDKIWYGGGEINWKRFYGSHYQGENTEDKGGLRKVTFATGCLMLIKAEVFDKAGFLPEEYFMYYEDVDFCAMIQEQGFTILYEPSAVIYHKVSASSGEEESAFAVEWNTRNRIRFIRKYKKRINFLSYIKLMLFFYITRIGKIAGYISKGRIDKVKALIKGVNFIFYNH
- a CDS encoding transposase, which codes for MYIRQECLFSFEEIIKLQPKTRLELILAQLDFSNVLNGLAQLHATRGPKGHNELALLYALVAMQVEKIKYFNKLVDRLKTDPIFRYNCGFNILEKTPSASTFSRFLTKLSKIPSLEYDFDCLVKKAISIGIVDGSNVAIDSTKIDSFEKARPKSKLKNDAVSPNWGAKNDTDGNKIRWFGFKLHILADCKSELPLSILLSPASYSDGDLAIPLIKKFITNYSGVLSPKHFIMDKGYDFQKIYDYVTHDVKAQPIIAYNPRAQYAPPEGFNEKFEPICSMGYPLTYWGKDGDYLKFRCPQATGKVNCPFGTKHCSNSNYGFCLKVNYKENNRYYSYPLRSSEDWQKLYNQRTSIERCNSRLKEYLNVNNLRSAGIRKAKVVALLNCMALVAGTIAVNQKSNDLNLKQAG